In Leishmania major strain Friedlin complete genome, chromosome 19, the following proteins share a genomic window:
- a CDS encoding transcription initiation factor-like protein (TFIID-like protein), with protein sequence MDDDYAFFESDNLVEEELPVIGAFPDPVAEFGGVVGPTGAIGGSALTADGHLAAAAATLPGGDGAAANLDVDELPPPIKNVQEFLPNVRPDAFPVVVAVQAQASIPVGINLAELSCATRNVEYMPNNRIPSATMRLHEPTAVVMMHNSGALSIIGAASVSEARQAAELAARIIRKALNLNFSSLKFRVRSIAARFNVCSPIRLDKLAAYQLDPAMSIGVAKLQVSYEPERFNGCVLRLVGKSSRGDNQWSVSCSVFVTGKVQLMGARSMDELRFAFNAFVPIIAKNLDERKTA encoded by the coding sequence ATGGACGATGACTATGCTTTCTTCGAATCCGACAACTTagtcgaggaggagctgcctGTCATCGGTGCCTTTCCCGACCCCGTTGCCGAGTTTGGCGGTGTCGTCGGGCCCACCGGTGCAATCGGCGGTTCGGCTCTGACAGCGGACGGCcatctcgctgctgccgcagccacgctgcccggcggcgacggcgctgctgccaacCTGGACGTTGACGAGCTCCCTCCACCCATCAAGAACGTGCAAGAGTTCCTGCCGAATGTTCGCCCGGACGCCTTCCCTGTTGTCGTAGCCGTGCAGGCCCAGGCCAGTATTCCAGTCGGCATTAACCTCGCTGAACTTAGCTGTGCCACACGCAACGTGGAGTACATGCCGAACAACCGAATTCCATCTGCGACAATGCGGCTGCATGAGCCGACTGCCGTGGTCATGATGCACAACTCAGGGGCTCTCAGCATCATTGGCGCAGCTAGCGTCAGTGAGGCACgccaggcggcggagctggcagCCCGTATCATCCGCAAAGCGCTCAACCTCAACTTCTCCTCCCTCAAGTTCCGCGTCCGCTCCATCGCGGCGCGCTTCAACGTGTGCAGCCCGATTCGTCTCGACAAGCTCGCCGCCTACCAACTAGACCCCGCGATGTCGATCGGGGTGGCGAAGCTGCAGGTCAGCTACGAACCAGAGCGCTTCAAcggctgcgtgctgcgcctcgtAGGCAAGTCCTCGCGCGGCGACAACCAGTGGAGTgtgagctgcagcgtgtTTGTGACCGGCAAGGTGCAGCTGATGGGCGCCCGCAGCATGGATGAACTGCGCTTTGCCTTCAATGCCTTTGTGCCCATCATTGCCAAGAATTTGGACGAGCGGAAGACTGCCTAG
- a CDS encoding putative cation transporter, with translation MKPSAVAKTTTAGGTAVQLHTHSHRHGGHAHAHTHGSLEKGISGKCLRQCQIATLAGGATNVFFCVTKLWIGSAGGSVALVADGFHSLTDILADIISYVAISLSRKKLPRCRFPLGIGRLETSGAVIVAAILFFGGVALLVQSLEQCFADVASLLATAAPMGGIAAALAFGARRAMAALRGNSTSAGSPAGHVHAHGSHDHSHEESHGGGDHQGHSHFQVMTYDENTGKQVILWTMVGIATASVVCKELLFRWTRRVGLRAGSRVVVANAYHHRADAWSGGVALLGVAGQVMGLPGVDGLAGLAVSLSICKIGYGIFKDSVLEFFDYQNAEEVSAIREQLQRFNLRIVRGVDVVPNHKSQNAVKAAASGAEASSTNSPTTASSSDEDDTVHHKRMHFINVFLVRHGHQYAVHVTLLVYESVSAQQIKEAVDLITELARRSLPVQDTFTTLLVCSNYTEPREVSLGGCNDTEGVDEEGAAATSSGATATNYHGHLRAGCSGSFSRAHGSDDSATSTPPIAATGAIINPSLERCIASLQEFHTFTAPIRYSWEERTITAPSSESCECERDINSVAEMFKCRLISGGFASAKKTAADSAERSGHSCSHGTHADHSD, from the coding sequence ATGAAACCCTCTGCAGTCGCCAaaaccaccaccgccggcggcaccgccgtccaactgcacacacacagccaccgccatggcggccatgcccacgcgcacacccatgGCAGCCTTGAGAAGGGTATTTCAGGCAAGTGCTTGCGTCAGTGCCAGATCGCCACCTTGGCTGGTGGGGCCACAAACGTGTTCTTCTGCGTTACGAAACTGTGGATCGGCTCTGCTGGTGGCTCCGTTGCTCTCGTCGCCGATGGTTTCCATTCCCTCACAGACATTCTCGCAGACATCATCTCCTACGTCGCCATCTCGCTTTCCCGCAAgaagctgccgcgctgccggtTCCCGCTAGGTATCGGCCGCCTCGAAACCTCCGGCGCTGTCATTGTGGCGGCAATTCTCTTCTTCGGCGGTGTGGCTCTCCTTGTGCAGTCGCTCGAGCAGTGCTTCGCCGATGTGGCGAGTCTGctggcgacagcagcgccgatgGGTGGGATtgctgccgccctcgcgTTCGGCGCCCGCCGTGCGATGGCCGCGTTGAGGGGCAACTCCACATCGGCAGGGTCCCCAGCAGGGCACGTCCACGCACACGGATCGCACGATCACAGCCACGAGGAAAgccacggcggtggcgatcACCAAGGCCACAGTCACTTTCAGGTGATGACGTACGACGAGAACACTGGGAAGCAAGTGATTCTGTGGACCATGGTCGGCATCGCTACAGCGTCGGTGGTTTGTAAAGAGCTCCTGTTCCGGTGGACGCGACGCGTCGGGCTGCGCGCGGGATCGCGTGTCGTGGTGGCCAACGCGTACCACCACCGCGCGGATGCGTGGAGCGGGGGGGTGGCACTGCTTGGTGTAGCTGGGCAGGTGATGGGTCTGCCTGGCGTGGACGGACTTGCTGGTCTTGCCGTGTCGCTGTCCATCTGCAAAATCGGCTACGGTATTTTCAAGGACTCCGTTCTTGAGTTTTTTGACTACCAAAACGCCGAGGAGGTCAGTGCGATTCGAGAGCAGCTGCAAAGGTTTAACCTTCGCATCGTGCGTGGGGTGGATGTGGTGCCCAACCACAAGAGCCAGAAcgcggtgaaggcggcggcctcgGGAGCAGAAGCTTCGTCAACGAactcccccaccaccgcctcgagCTCCGATGAGGACGACACCGTTCACCACAAGAGGATGCACTTCATCAACGTGTTTCTCGTGCGCCACGGCCACCAGTACGCCGTGCACGTCACGCTGCTTGTCTACGAGAGCGTCTCTGCGCAGCAAATCAAGGAAGCAGTAGACCTGATCACGGAGCTGGCTCGTCGCAGTCTGCCGGTGCAGGACACCTTTACGACCCTACTCGTCTGCAGCAACTACACTGAGCCACGAGAAGTATCCCTTGGTGGCTGCAATGATACTGAAGGAGTtgacgaggagggcgcagccgccacgtCGAGTGGCGCCACTGCGACCAACTACCATGGCCATTTGCGCGCAGGGTGCAGTGGCTCGTTCTCACGAGCACACGGTAGCGATGATAGTGCTACTTCGACTCCGCCGATCGCTGCCACAGGTGCCATCATCAACCCGTCGCTCGAGCGGTGCATCGCGTCCCTGCAGGAGTTTCACACGTTCACGGCGCCGATTCGCTACAGCTGGGAGGAGCGCACCATCACTGCCCCCTCGTCGGAGTCGTGCGAGTGCGAGCGCGACATCAACTCCGTTGCTGAAATGTTCAAGTGCCGCCTCATCAGCGGTGGGTTCGCTTCTGCCAAGAAGACCGCCGCAGACTCTGCGGAGCGGAGCGGCCACAGCTGCTCtcacggcacacacgccgaccATTCGGATTAA